A window of Exiguobacterium sp. FSL W8-0210 genomic DNA:
CAAGTTTTTCAGCTTCATCCGGATATCCCCCTCTGTAAGTATCTAAGTAAACGCTTCTGACCTAGTTAGAGTATAACCGTTATCCGGAAGAGTTAAGCGTGATTTCACAAAAACTTCACGAGTACGGAACAATTACGGCACATTCCGGTAGCGTTTGTCGTCCGTAAAACCAAGTCCCAGTACTTCATGGGCTTCACTGACGACGAGAAACGCTGACGGGTCGATGTGTTTGACGATCTCTTTGAGCGTCGTGATCTCCCCTTGACGGACGACGACCATCAGCATCGGTTTCCGTGTTCGTGTGAACGCACCTGCTGCCTCGATCTCCGTCGCCCCACGATCGAGCGTCTCGAAGATTTCCTTCACTAACGCCTCCCGCTGATCAGAGATGATATAGGCGAGCTTGTCGTTCGTGATCCCGAGCTGGACGACGTCGATCATCTTGATCGTGATGAACAAGGCGACGAGCGCATACAATCCGATCTCGAGCGAGAAGATCGTCGCCGCACTGATGACGATCGTTCCGTCGAGCAAGGCAATACAGAGATGGAGCGGCAACTTCGTGAAGCGATGCAAGATTTGCGCAATCAAATCCATTCCCCCGGTCGACGCTCGTCCCCTGAAGATCAGACCGAGTCCGATTCCGACCCCGGCACCACCGAAGATTGCAGCAAGCATCGGATTCATCGTCGCAGCCGGAACATCGAACCGCTCATATACGAGGATGACGACCGGTAAGAAGATCGACCCGACGAGTGATTTGACCCCAAAGCCCATCCCGAGGATCATCCAACCGATCGCAAGCAAGACGACGTTCGCGACGAGTTGGAACAATCCTGGCGAGATTCCGAACAAATCGTTCAAGACGATCGATAAGCCACTGACCCCTCCCGAGGCGAGTTGGTTCGGTGCTAAAAATAAACTAAAGGCACTTGCGACGAACAAGGACCCGATTAACAAATACGCATAATCGCGCACGACTTCCTGACGTGTCGATGTCATGACATTCCATTTCCCCTTATCAATTGATTCTCGTGTTTCATTTTAGCGGAAAAGTCAGACAACGACTAGACAGGCGGAACAACTCACAGTGTTCCCTTTATACCGCACTAAAGGCTGGACTGTAGCGAACGATACCGCTAACGCCACGTAATCCATTCCGTTCGAGTGCAAGAACGAGAAAGACCTCCGGCGGAACGGGGAAC
This region includes:
- a CDS encoding YitT family protein, encoding MTSTRQEVVRDYAYLLIGSLFVASAFSLFLAPNQLASGGVSGLSIVLNDLFGISPGLFQLVANVVLLAIGWMILGMGFGVKSLVGSIFLPVVILVYERFDVPAATMNPMLAAIFGGAGVGIGLGLIFRGRASTGGMDLIAQILHRFTKLPLHLCIALLDGTIVISAATIFSLEIGLYALVALFITIKMIDVVQLGITNDKLAYIISDQREALVKEIFETLDRGATEIEAAGAFTRTRKPMLMVVVRQGEITTLKEIVKHIDPSAFLVVSEAHEVLGLGFTDDKRYRNVP